The following are encoded together in the Clostridium sp. BJN0013 genome:
- a CDS encoding TetR/AcrR family transcriptional regulator: protein MEKFFNLPVKKQKTIIDAALKSFAANGYKKTSVSDIAAAAGISKAMVFHYFGTKKALYLYLIELCGNIITKEVNEKFDYTITDFFERIKLSSNIEIAIMRKHNAIPAFLTSMYFENDEKVKEDIRSILAKGEGFRNKIAFDGMDCSKFKEGIDPKLVMKMLLWLTDGYMNQLSSKTEIDYEGFLKEFEECMDLLKNNFYKTS, encoded by the coding sequence ATGGAAAAATTTTTTAATTTGCCTGTAAAGAAACAAAAGACAATTATAGATGCTGCACTTAAATCTTTTGCTGCCAATGGTTATAAGAAAACCTCCGTAAGCGACATTGCTGCTGCTGCGGGAATTTCAAAAGCAATGGTATTTCATTACTTCGGTACAAAGAAAGCCTTATATCTTTATTTAATTGAGCTATGCGGCAATATTATTACGAAGGAAGTTAATGAAAAATTTGATTATACCATTACTGATTTCTTTGAAAGAATTAAACTTTCATCTAATATTGAAATTGCGATTATGAGAAAACATAATGCAATTCCGGCCTTTTTAACAAGTATGTATTTTGAAAATGATGAGAAAGTAAAAGAAGACATAAGAAGCATTTTAGCGAAAGGAGAGGGTTTCAGAAACAAAATTGCTTTTGATGGTATGGACTGTTCAAAATTTAAAGAAGGTATTGATCCAAAGCTGGTTATGAAAATGCTTCTCTGGCTTACTGATGGGTATATGAATCAATTATCAAGTAAGACAGAGATTGATTATGAAGGCTTTTTAAAAGAATTTGAGGAATGCATGGATTTACTTAAAAACAATTTTTATAAGACCAGCTAG
- a CDS encoding AAA domain-containing protein → MNYRDKVKRIFYYLLNLKELNQKCIKNIYDCDKLYWEEEFCHTPNSESWVEINKNNNKLYREFFNLYQENEKNGENFEIVFGHGLIVWKLENDKIIYPVLTTRMKIEFNKIKGNFMLIPSAKTTLETFLFEDLKQCDVANIFKLEDKVNESNLDPKNMGEIENIFLELLSNIDTRGVVNKNKFSRKKINFEEFPVIYNTSVILARKNSMKLWEIEINNIIKGIDNGCKIPETIKALVDEKDINYSEEDINQWRNVGQDLLFPLPANSDQKEIIKRISENYGVVVQGPPGTGKSHTIINLICHLLAYGKRVLVTSQTSRALKVLTEKIPDEIKPLCISILGNDANSLNNLNESIRKITDNLSEDPELMYSDIKILERKLNHCRKNQQILYEKLKHVEKLENYSVNYKGKNYDTMYMAKWVKDNKDKYNWINDRVDINENIPISEKEFELLIYLLRELDKTEKCRFDSIKNIVTRLPDEEEFCEKIEEYKQLTMEYEKCIETVEGWHIPYNDRCDYDKLLELIEECKNKISYLGEGMWGNMMYNYYNSNITKEALKDLLYKSNNYILMLGRIRNQLRNHKVEIPKDINMDKFIEKFNVLYNALNDNGKISKFFIMLHSEYNYILDNCKIDGKPLKTMNQAMTVKLYTQQEQIFKELKAIWNNTVKDYGGKIISSNLKEADLISIEKNLEHLSEIVNWDAKYKKRIMESFGRISIPPYINWHKKETYEYLIKCVKAIKNINKYNQAKAYIEVFKKTINNSERLKGLYKAIEELNTDKVKKTLERLKEMSAIKNKSAKIDELLSRISKVCPNTAENIMDNWNLAGEKFKDWEQAWRWAQWNSFLSDMYSLNSEALEESIEEEKNKEKVIIKDIVSKKTWYNEIRQTTENQKRSLFSWLQAVKRIGKGRGKMVPEYRKIAQNEMEKCKEVIPVWIMPLNRIIENVKLSKNMFDVIIFDESSQSDIFSLCALMRAKRAVIVGDDKQISPETVGIDQSNIYDLIDKYLKDIPQKEWFDLQTSLYDTALRVFPSRLMLKEHFRCIPEIINFSNDLSYSGEIIPLRYPKNCEKFYPPINTIKVNDGARDPVKPINVKEAKCLVEKVVSCCNDTKYSDMTMGVISLLGEAQGHLIAGMLREKIGVEEMIKRKLICGDAYSFQGDERDIMFLSMVISNDVKFAPLMRENDIRRFNVAASRARNQMWLFHSVELEDLNVECARYYLLNYCLNYDKYYANNKNVDYIFQSRFQKDIYNIIKNKGYNVIPDVKIGKYKIDFIVEGSRNRVAIICDGDMSSEKYNWKENIERQLDLERVGWIFYRIRGSEFYYNPERVMNKLWEKLSDIGIEQYKTEEIDAKNLRVV, encoded by the coding sequence ATGAATTATAGGGATAAGGTAAAAAGGATATTTTATTACTTGCTAAATTTAAAAGAACTAAATCAAAAATGCATAAAGAATATTTATGATTGTGATAAGTTATACTGGGAAGAAGAATTTTGCCACACACCCAATAGTGAATCTTGGGTAGAAATAAATAAGAATAATAATAAGCTATACAGAGAATTTTTTAACTTATATCAAGAAAATGAAAAAAATGGAGAGAACTTTGAGATAGTTTTTGGGCACGGATTAATAGTATGGAAGCTAGAAAACGATAAAATTATTTATCCAGTTTTAACAACTAGGATGAAAATAGAGTTTAATAAGATAAAAGGAAATTTTATGCTAATTCCTTCTGCTAAAACTACTTTGGAGACTTTTCTATTTGAAGATTTAAAACAATGTGATGTGGCTAATATTTTTAAGTTGGAAGATAAAGTGAATGAGAGTAATTTAGATCCTAAAAATATGGGGGAAATTGAGAATATATTTTTAGAGTTACTTTCTAATATAGATACTAGGGGAGTGGTTAATAAAAATAAATTTTCAAGGAAAAAAATTAATTTTGAAGAATTTCCGGTTATCTATAATACTTCTGTTATTTTAGCAAGAAAAAATAGTATGAAATTATGGGAAATTGAAATTAATAATATAATAAAAGGAATAGATAATGGGTGTAAAATACCTGAAACTATTAAAGCTTTAGTAGATGAAAAAGATATAAATTATAGTGAAGAGGATATAAATCAGTGGAGAAATGTTGGACAAGACTTACTTTTTCCATTACCGGCAAACTCAGATCAAAAGGAAATAATAAAACGTATATCAGAAAATTATGGGGTAGTTGTACAGGGACCTCCAGGTACCGGTAAAAGTCATACTATAATAAATTTAATATGTCATCTTCTTGCCTATGGGAAAAGGGTATTAGTAACAAGCCAGACAAGCAGGGCGCTTAAAGTGTTAACGGAAAAAATACCTGATGAAATAAAACCATTGTGTATCAGTATATTAGGTAATGATGCTAACTCTTTAAATAACCTTAATGAATCTATAAGAAAAATAACAGATAATTTATCTGAAGATCCTGAATTGATGTATAGTGATATTAAAATACTAGAACGAAAATTGAATCATTGCAGAAAAAATCAACAGATTTTATATGAAAAGCTTAAGCATGTAGAAAAATTAGAAAACTACAGTGTAAATTACAAAGGGAAAAATTATGATACTATGTATATGGCAAAATGGGTAAAAGATAATAAGGACAAGTATAATTGGATAAATGATAGAGTAGATATTAATGAAAATATACCTATTTCAGAAAAAGAGTTTGAGTTATTAATTTATTTGTTAAGAGAATTAGATAAAACTGAAAAATGCCGTTTTGATAGCATAAAAAATATAGTAACCAGGCTACCTGATGAAGAGGAATTTTGTGAAAAAATAGAAGAATACAAACAATTAACTATGGAATATGAAAAATGCATTGAAACAGTAGAGGGATGGCATATACCTTATAATGACAGATGTGATTATGATAAACTATTAGAATTAATTGAAGAGTGTAAAAATAAAATTTCATATCTTGGAGAAGGTATGTGGGGAAACATGATGTATAATTATTACAATAGCAATATAACAAAGGAAGCACTTAAGGATTTACTATATAAAAGCAATAACTATATATTAATGCTTGGTAGGATTAGAAATCAACTTAGAAATCACAAGGTGGAAATTCCTAAAGATATTAATATGGACAAGTTTATAGAAAAGTTTAATGTATTATACAATGCTTTAAATGATAATGGGAAAATAAGCAAATTTTTTATTATGCTTCATTCAGAATATAACTATATATTGGACAATTGTAAGATAGATGGTAAGCCTTTAAAAACTATGAACCAAGCTATGACAGTTAAGCTCTATACACAGCAGGAACAAATATTCAAAGAATTAAAAGCTATTTGGAATAACACTGTAAAAGATTATGGTGGGAAAATAATAAGCTCCAATCTAAAAGAAGCTGACCTTATTTCTATTGAAAAAAATTTAGAACATTTGAGCGAAATTGTAAATTGGGATGCGAAGTATAAAAAACGTATTATGGAAAGTTTTGGGAGAATATCAATTCCTCCATATATTAATTGGCATAAAAAAGAAACTTATGAGTATTTAATTAAATGTGTAAAAGCCATAAAAAATATAAATAAATATAATCAGGCTAAAGCGTATATAGAAGTATTTAAGAAGACAATAAATAATTCAGAAAGATTAAAAGGTCTTTATAAAGCTATAGAAGAGCTTAATACGGATAAGGTTAAAAAGACATTAGAAAGATTGAAAGAAATGAGTGCTATAAAAAATAAATCTGCCAAGATAGATGAGTTATTAAGCAGAATAAGTAAAGTATGTCCCAACACTGCTGAAAATATAATGGACAATTGGAATTTAGCAGGAGAGAAATTTAAAGATTGGGAACAAGCATGGAGATGGGCTCAATGGAATAGTTTCCTGAGTGATATGTATAGTTTAAATTCAGAAGCCTTAGAAGAAAGTATAGAAGAAGAAAAAAATAAGGAAAAGGTAATTATAAAGGATATAGTTTCAAAAAAAACCTGGTATAATGAAATACGTCAAACTACTGAAAATCAAAAAAGAAGTTTATTTTCATGGCTGCAGGCAGTAAAGAGAATTGGCAAGGGCCGAGGTAAAATGGTACCTGAATATAGAAAAATAGCTCAAAATGAAATGGAGAAATGTAAAGAAGTAATTCCAGTATGGATTATGCCTCTAAATAGAATTATTGAGAATGTAAAGTTGTCTAAAAATATGTTTGATGTAATAATATTTGATGAAAGCAGTCAAAGTGATATATTCTCATTATGTGCACTTATGAGAGCCAAAAGGGCAGTAATAGTAGGAGATGACAAACAGATAAGTCCGGAAACTGTTGGAATTGATCAAAGTAACATATATGACTTAATAGATAAATATCTAAAAGATATACCTCAAAAAGAATGGTTTGATCTTCAAACGAGTCTTTATGATACAGCTCTTAGAGTATTTCCAAGCAGATTAATGTTAAAAGAGCATTTTAGATGTATTCCTGAAATAATAAATTTTAGCAATGATTTAAGTTATTCTGGGGAAATAATACCTTTAAGGTATCCTAAGAACTGTGAGAAATTTTATCCTCCTATAAACACTATTAAAGTCAACGATGGAGCAAGAGATCCTGTTAAGCCTATTAATGTAAAAGAAGCAAAGTGTCTGGTGGAGAAGGTCGTATCTTGTTGTAATGATACCAAATATTCTGATATGACTATGGGGGTTATATCTTTACTTGGAGAAGCTCAAGGGCATCTAATAGCAGGCATGCTCAGGGAAAAGATAGGCGTAGAAGAAATGATAAAAAGAAAGCTGATATGCGGGGATGCCTATTCTTTCCAGGGAGATGAAAGGGATATAATGTTCTTGTCTATGGTAATTTCAAATGATGTAAAATTTGCTCCTCTTATGAGAGAAAATGATATTAGAAGATTTAATGTAGCAGCTAGCAGAGCTAGAAATCAAATGTGGTTATTTCATTCAGTAGAATTAGAAGATTTAAATGTAGAATGTGCACGTTATTATCTTTTAAACTATTGTTTAAATTATGATAAATATTATGCCAATAATAAAAATGTAGATTATATATTCCAATCTAGGTTCCAAAAAGATATCTATAATATTATAAAAAATAAAGGATATAATGTAATACCAGATGTAAAAATAGGCAAATATAAAATAGATTTTATAGTAGAAGGATCTAGAAATAGAGTAGCTATTATATGTGATGGAGATATGTCTTCAGAGAAATATAATTGGAAGGAGAATATAGAGAGACAATTGGATTTAGAAAGGGTGGGGTGGATATTTTATAGGATTAGAGGAAGTGAATTTTATTATAATCCAGAAAGAGTTATGAATAAATTATGGGAAAAATTAAGTGATATAGGAATAGAGCAGTATAAAACAGAAGAAATTGATGCCAAAAATCTCAGAGTAGTATAG
- a CDS encoding mannose-1-phosphate guanylyltransferase: MLYALILAGGKGTRLFPLSRAKNPKQFLKIINNKSFLRNTVDRIKPLVNEKKIYIITNKEYIDKVQEELPDINEENIFAEPENKETATCIGFSAVKLLKKDPAATMIILPSDHYIENEKLFIDTIFQAVEIAERRKGLVTMGIKPSRPETGYGYINMGERINARIATFKVERFLEKPNLEVAKDLIFKGTYLWNSGIFVWRADVFLREMQKYLPKMYKCMLSIYKNLDTEQEEKVIKEQYSLIDGISVDFGVMQKTRKAYVIKCEFLWDDIGTFNALGRFLKDFNGNSVKGNAVLESSESCTVYGDDKLIIVFGVKDLIVVDCKDVLLIMDKNKDQEIKYLVDVLKNRNDLKKYL; this comes from the coding sequence TTGTTATATGCGCTAATTCTTGCAGGTGGTAAAGGAACAAGATTATTTCCATTATCAAGGGCTAAAAATCCTAAACAGTTTCTAAAAATTATAAATAATAAAAGTTTTTTAAGAAATACTGTAGATAGAATTAAGCCTTTAGTCAATGAAAAAAAAATATATATAATTACTAATAAAGAATATATAGATAAAGTTCAAGAAGAACTTCCGGATATAAATGAAGAGAATATATTTGCAGAACCGGAAAACAAGGAAACTGCTACATGTATAGGATTTTCTGCAGTAAAATTGTTAAAAAAAGACCCTGCTGCTACTATGATAATTTTACCATCGGATCATTATATAGAAAATGAGAAATTATTTATAGATACTATTTTTCAAGCAGTAGAAATAGCAGAAAGAAGAAAAGGGCTTGTAACTATGGGAATTAAACCTTCCAGACCTGAAACAGGGTATGGCTATATAAATATGGGAGAAAGGATAAATGCTAGAATTGCTACCTTTAAAGTAGAAAGATTCCTAGAAAAACCTAATTTAGAGGTTGCCAAAGATTTGATATTTAAAGGTACTTATCTATGGAACAGTGGTATATTTGTGTGGAGAGCAGATGTATTTTTGCGAGAAATGCAAAAATATCTTCCTAAAATGTATAAGTGTATGCTTTCAATATATAAAAATTTGGATACAGAACAAGAAGAAAAAGTAATAAAGGAACAATATAGTCTTATAGATGGAATATCTGTAGACTTTGGAGTAATGCAAAAAACTAGGAAAGCTTATGTAATTAAATGTGAGTTCTTATGGGATGATATAGGAACTTTTAATGCTTTAGGAAGATTTCTCAAGGATTTTAATGGTAATAGTGTAAAGGGCAATGCAGTATTGGAATCCAGTGAAAGCTGCACTGTATATGGAGATGATAAGCTTATTATAGTATTTGGAGTAAAAGATTTAATAGTAGTAGACTGTAAAGATGTACTTTTAATCATGGATAAGAATAAAGATCAAGAGATAAAATATTTAGTCGATGTTCTAAAAAATAGAAATGATTTAAAAAAGTATTTATAA
- a CDS encoding GIY-YIG nuclease family protein: MDYVYIVKCSDETLYTGYTNNLEKRIQAHNNKKGAKYTKGRLPVQLVYFEKYNSKKDALHREYIIKKMTRKNKLNLIKSFKKR; this comes from the coding sequence ATGGATTACGTTTATATAGTAAAATGTAGTGATGAAACATTATACACAGGTTATACTAATAATTTAGAAAAAAGGATACAAGCTCATAACAACAAAAAAGGAGCCAAATACACTAAAGGTAGGCTCCCTGTGCAACTTGTATATTTTGAGAAATATAATTCCAAAAAAGATGCTCTACATAGAGAATATATTATAAAAAAGATGACCAGAAAAAATAAATTGAATTTAATTAAATCATTTAAAAAGAGATAA
- a CDS encoding DNA-3-methyladenine glycosylase, with translation MKRLHRNFYSKDTLSIAKNLLGKILVHEIKGKKLSGRIVETEAYKGIKDKAAHSYMNKRTKRTEVMYGPCGFSYVYMIYGMYHCFNIVTEDEGIPEAVLVRAIEPLHCIDEISFNRYKKKFVYLNKNEIKNLTNGPGKLCKALLIDKNQNKKDLYSSNLYIEDDDFKNFKIKSAKRIGVDYAGDAADYLWRFYIEDNPYVSIK, from the coding sequence TTGAAAAGATTACATCGGAACTTTTACAGTAAGGATACGTTATCAATTGCCAAAAATCTTCTGGGAAAAATATTGGTTCATGAAATAAAAGGTAAAAAATTATCTGGTAGAATAGTTGAAACAGAAGCTTATAAGGGAATTAAAGATAAAGCTGCCCATTCTTATATGAATAAGAGAACAAAAAGAACAGAAGTAATGTATGGTCCCTGCGGATTTTCATATGTATATATGATATACGGTATGTATCATTGTTTTAATATTGTAACTGAAGATGAAGGCATACCCGAAGCAGTACTTGTAAGAGCTATAGAGCCTCTTCATTGTATAGATGAGATATCTTTTAACAGATATAAAAAAAAATTTGTCTATTTAAATAAGAATGAAATAAAAAACTTGACCAATGGCCCTGGTAAATTATGTAAAGCACTACTTATAGATAAGAACCAAAATAAAAAAGATCTTTATAGTAGTAATCTCTACATTGAAGATGATGACTTTAAAAACTTTAAAATAAAAAGTGCAAAAAGAATAGGTGTAGACTATGCAGGGGATGCAGCAGATTACCTCTGGAGATTTTATATAGAAGATAATCCTTATGTATCTATAAAATGA
- a CDS encoding radical SAM protein, translating to MKTTEILEKTAKDALVKTGIELLNRNPEENIDRLFTLIKKAIKKDEDNLTKIQKVEELYKTNPTVHELVINIIKDSNKKCKNKFFANFFGNAVWYGMPKRKKFFNEKGTKIPFTILISPSMRCNLRCKGCYASSYSKKDDIPEKEVDRIIKEARTLGIYFFVILGGEPFINDYMLNIYKKYNDCMFVPFSNGTLFNEKLADKIKELGNVLPMFSLEGFEKETDMRRGKGVFNSVMNAMDLLKDRGVLFGVSTAVSRYNINKVISNEFIDMLVQKGAKMGWYFIFMPVGREPDINLMLTPKQRIYLGERIREIRNTKPYFVIDFFNDAPYVGGCIAGKYYCHINSKEDVEPCIFAHFSVDNLKGKKLVDVFNSNFFKELRHRQPYNSNLLLPCMMIDNTDEIRNIAEKTGARPTDEGAEMMLQDLEFQEKLSKISQEFKPYAQKAWEENFKSQGNYKMSKG from the coding sequence ATGAAAACCACTGAAATCTTGGAAAAAACGGCTAAAGATGCTTTGGTTAAAACAGGCATAGAATTGCTTAATAGAAATCCTGAGGAAAATATTGACAGACTATTTACTCTTATTAAAAAAGCAATAAAAAAAGATGAAGATAATTTAACTAAAATTCAAAAGGTGGAAGAATTATATAAAACCAATCCTACAGTTCATGAACTTGTTATAAATATTATTAAAGATTCAAATAAGAAATGCAAAAATAAATTTTTTGCAAATTTTTTTGGAAATGCAGTTTGGTATGGAATGCCAAAGAGAAAAAAATTTTTTAACGAAAAGGGTACAAAGATACCTTTTACTATTCTTATAAGTCCATCTATGAGATGTAATTTGAGATGTAAAGGATGTTATGCTTCCAGCTATAGTAAGAAAGATGATATTCCAGAAAAAGAAGTAGATAGAATTATCAAAGAAGCTAGAACACTTGGAATCTATTTCTTTGTAATTCTTGGAGGAGAGCCCTTTATAAATGATTATATGCTGAACATATATAAAAAATATAATGACTGTATGTTCGTACCTTTTTCAAATGGCACACTTTTTAATGAAAAGTTAGCAGATAAGATAAAAGAACTTGGCAATGTTCTTCCTATGTTTTCTCTTGAAGGGTTTGAAAAAGAAACTGATATGAGAAGAGGAAAAGGTGTATTTAATTCAGTTATGAATGCTATGGATCTCTTAAAAGACAGGGGAGTTTTATTTGGAGTATCTACTGCCGTTAGCAGATATAATATAAATAAGGTGATATCAAATGAATTTATAGATATGCTTGTACAAAAAGGAGCAAAAATGGGATGGTATTTTATATTTATGCCAGTAGGTAGAGAACCTGATATAAATTTAATGCTTACTCCTAAACAAAGAATATATCTAGGAGAGAGAATACGGGAAATAAGAAATACAAAACCATATTTTGTTATAGACTTTTTTAATGATGCACCATATGTGGGAGGATGCATTGCAGGGAAATATTATTGTCACATAAATTCCAAAGAGGATGTAGAACCTTGTATATTTGCTCATTTTTCAGTAGATAATTTAAAGGGGAAAAAACTTGTGGATGTATTTAATTCAAACTTTTTTAAAGAGCTTAGACATAGACAGCCTTATAATTCTAATTTGTTATTACCTTGTATGATGATTGATAATACAGATGAAATTAGAAATATTGCGGAGAAAACAGGAGCAAGGCCTACAGACGAAGGAGCAGAGATGATGCTTCAAGATTTAGAATTTCAAGAAAAACTTAGTAAAATATCACAGGAATTTAAGCCCTATGCGCAAAAAGCATGGGAAGAAAACTTCAAATCTCAAGGCAATTATAAGATGTCTAAAGGTTAA